The sequence CGATCTCCGCGAGTTCATCCGCCGAGGACGCCACGGTGGAGACCGCCATGTTGATTTCTTCGATCACGTTTGCGAAACTGTGCAATTCAGCGTCGATGGCGTTGGTCTGCCCCTTCAACTCGGTCATGGAGGTGAAGATGTGGTCGAATGAATGGTTCACGACATCGATTTCCCGAACGCTCTGTTCCACCAGTTCCTTCACCGATTGAAGCGAATCGGCCATGTGCAAGATGCCTTGCTTGGTTTCTGCAATCAAGCCGGTGACGCCGGTGACAGACTCTTTGGTCTGCTCCGAGAGTTTGCGCACTTCGTCCGCGACGATCGCAAATCCACGGCCCTGCTCCCCGGCACGCGCCGCTTCGATGGCGGCGTTGAGGGCGAGCAAGTTCGTCTGGTCGGCAATGCCGGCGACGATTTCGACGATCTCTTGGATTTTGTCGGACGCGTTGCGCAGGGTGAGCATCTCGCTCTCGACTTTGCGCATGCGGGATTCCATGTTGTGCATCGTGTTGCGCTGGCGACCCAATTGGGTCTTGCCGGACTGCGTGCCTTCCTCTGTCTGCGTGGCCGTCGCCGCCCCTTGTTGGGCGGAACGGACGATCTCGCTCGATTGAGCGGTGATCTGTTGCAGAGCCGAAGCGGTCTGTTCGGTAATCGCCGCCAGTTCTTCGGACGTTTCGCGGACTTTGCGGCGCAGGGTTTCTTTTTTCTCTTCTTCTGCCATGCGTAGGCGTTGCAATTCGGCTTCGTACGCTTCGAGCACCAACATCTGCTCCAAATTGAGCATCTTGGTGACGGCGAGCAGCAAGCGGCTGTAGTCTTCCTTGGTCGTCGTGTGTTCATAGAGAACGCCTGCGAGCGACAGGAGGAGGTCTTGGAACGCGCACATGTACCATTTCGGTTGGAGGCCGACACGGACGTGGACGTGCGCGATGATCTTGCGCTGTTCAATGAATTTGCGGTCGATGACTCCGGCGAACATCTCGGAGATGTGCCTGCGCAGCGTGCCTTTCAATCGTTCGATGGTGCTGTGGTCGTTGATGATTGCCATCAGAGACGCTTCTTGTCCTAAATTTCTGTAAAACTGGTCGACAATTTCGCCCAAATTCTCCGACACATAGGGTTGCAAATAACGAATCGCTGCCAGATCGTGCAGCGTCAGATTGATCATGTTCAATTGCTTTTCCAAATCGGAGCCTTTCTCAACGGAGATCCGGACGTCCGGCAACAAACGTTCCAATTCAGTTAACACCTGTTGTTGTTGGGTTGCTTTTTTAAATAATGCCATGACCAGAACTCCCCCTCACTAAACATCATACCTGCGTACCCTCCCCCTGTGCAAGACGGTGTCAACAGGAAAAAAGTTGAATTCATTTTCTTGGTTCTGTGAATCTTGCTTTATGATATAGTAGAAGTACTATCGTTTCCCGAAGGTGATCTCATGAACCAAACCCCTTGGAACCGCAAGATCTTGACCGGTTATTGGACGGTTGTATTGTTGTATCTGTTGGCCGGGCTTGCGGGGTTGGTGTTGACCCTCGTGCAGTATGCGTGGTGGGTTGACTACTATCTCTTTCACCAATTGCTGTTGCCCTTGTTGCTCATGTCGGCAGAAGTGGGGGCTTTGGAGCTGGCGTTTCGCAAGCGAAAGGGCAGCATGGAGCCTTGGTTCATCCTCACAGCCACGACGCTTGCAGCGACGATCGTGCTGTTCAACCCGAATTTGCATGGCATGTATGCCCTGTTCGCCCTCTCCACTTTGACATCGCTCATGTACTTTGATCGCAAGTTGACGTTGTTTTCCTGTCTGCTTGGCATTGTCACGTTGCTTTTGTTGCAGTTGGACCCGGCGATTCATGCCTCCATGACTCTCTACGAATTGATCGCGATGATCGCCACGCTAAGCGGTGCCTATCTGCTGGGTCTCGGTGTCATCTCGCGCGGCGAACAGATTTTGAATCAATTGACAAAAGCGATGGAGTCGGAGCGCGACCTGCTCGTCGACAACATCATGTATGATACGATGACCAAGACGGACGCTCTGACCGGACTCTACAATCACAAAACCTTCCATGAATACTTGGACAGCCTGTTGAACGTGGAAGCCGAGCAATTGTCTTTGCAAGTGGCCGTGCTAGACATCGACAATTTTAAAAGCATCAACGACACCTACGGGCACTGGGTGGGCGATCTCGTGCTCAAGCGGATCGCGCTGATGATTCGCGAGTATGTTACGCCCAATGATTTTGTGGCGCGGTATGGCGGCGAGGAATTTGCGTTGATTCTGACAGATGCAGACTCCAAGCAAGCCTTCCGCACGCTCGACTTCATCCGTGAGAAGATCTCGCAAGTTCCACACGATGAGTTGGCCGGACGTTCCGTCACCGTCTCCATCGGGTTCGCCGAACGCGTTCCCGACATGCGCAAAGAAAACCTCTTCAAAATCGCCGATGCGAGGCTTTACGAAGCCAAACGTACCGGCAAAAACAAAGTGGTCGGCACAAGCCCATCCACACAAGAAGTACTTGAATGACAACAAGTCAAGCCGGATGACATCACCTTAGAGTTCGCTCCGACTTCGCTTGCTTGGAGAGCTTCCATTTACTTACTAGGTAGGACCTCATCCCGCTCCGGGGTGAGGTTCTTTTTTCGTCTCTAAATCTAGAAAGTTTTGGAAGTTAGTATTATAATAATATAAAAATTAGATTGAGGAGTGTGAATCTTGATGTCTAAACATGAATTTGCATGGATGTCTGCCGCTGAACTCGCTCATTTGATCCGTACACGCCGCGTTTCGCCTGTGGAAGTGATGCAAGCAACTCTTGCGCGCATCGAAGAGATCAACCCGCAAATCAACGCTTTCGTCACCCTCGTCCCGGAACAAGCACTCTCCAACGCCCGCGCCGCCGAAGACGCCGTGATGCGCGGTCTGCCGCTTGGCGACCTGCACGGCGTCCCCATCGCGATCAAAGACCTCACCCCCACCGCCGGCATTCGCACGACGATGGGCTCAAAGCTGTTCGCAGACAACGTCCCCACCGAAGACGCGATCATCGTCCGGCGTCTGAAAGCGGCGGGCACGATCATCGTCGGCAAAACCAACACGCCGGAATTCGGTCACAAGGGCACGACCGACAATTTGCTGTTCCCCGCCACTCGCAACCCGTGGAACCTCGCCCGCACATCGGGAGGCTCCTCCGGCGGGTCGGCTTCTGCAGTCGCGGCAGGTCTTGTCCCGCTCGCAGAAGGCGGCGACGGTGGCGGTTCTGTGCGAATCCCGGCCGCGTTCTGCGGTCTCTATGGCTTCATCCCGACTTCCGGCCGTCTCCCGTCCGACATCTTGAACCCGTTTGCAGGCACTTCGCCGTTCCTGCGTTTTGGCACGTTGACCCGTTCGGTGGAAGACTCCGCTCTCATGTACCAAGCGATGGTGGGCTACAGCATGAAAGACCCGATCTCGTTTGAAACCCACCCGCACGAAGACGTTCGCCACGGCCTTGAGAACGGCGTCCAAGGTCTGCGCATCGCCTATTCTGCAAACCTCGGTTACAAACCGCTCGACCCGCAAGTCCGTGCTGCTTTCGAAGCCTCCCTGCAAGTCTACCGCGACCTCGGCGCCACAGTGGAGGAAGTCGATCTCGGCCTCGTCGATCCTCTGAAAAACATCGACGAAGCGTGGGCCAAACTCTGGTATTCGATGATCGCCACGATCTTTGCCGGTGCTCCCAAGGAAACACTCGACCTCCTCGACCCGAACGTGGTTCACATGATTGAGCTAGGCAACAACCTCGGCGGTGTTGAACTGACGCTCGCCTCCTACGCGCGTGAGATGATCTTCAACCGCCTCAACGCCATCCACGAGCGCTATGACCTCCTGCTGACCCCGACCACGGCGGTCACCGCGTTCCCGTACGACCTCCCCCAAGGCGGCCCGTCGGATATTGACGGTCAGGCAATCGACCCGTTCCTTGGTTGGGCGCTGACCCCGATGATCAACCAAACCGGTCACCCGGCAGCCTCCATCCCGGTCGGCTTCGACCAAGAAGGCCTCCCCATCGGTCTGCAATTGATCGGACGACGTCTCGGTGAACAAACGATCTACCGTGCAGCCCGCGCATTCGAGCGTGCCCAAGGCGAGACACAACGCCGTCCGCAGCTCGACTCCGCCCTGCACGTGTAAGCAAAATGAGGCTATTGGACAGGCAGGTGCTTTCATGAACATGTCTCCTTGGATTACGATGTGGACTCAACCGCGCGCGACGATGCGGGAACTGCTGGACGGGCCGCGACAAGCCGGCATGGTCGCGTTGCTTGCGATATTTGCCGGGATTCACGATGCTTACAACAATGCCAGTACCCGCAACATGGGAGAAAACCTGAACGGCTGGACGTGGTTGCCGATCCTCATCGGCGGTGCGATCGGCGGCTATTTCATGCTCTACTTCGCAGGTTGGTTGCTGACAATGGTCGGTCGTTGGAACGGCGGTCACGGTACGCAAGAAGACGTGCGACGCGCGTGGGCGTGGTCCACGATTCCGGCCGTCTGGACGATTCCCTTGATGTTCGTGGAGATTGCCCTGTACGGCGACTCGATGTTCACCAAAAACCCGCAGCTCATCTACGACAACCTCTTCACGCTCATCCTCACGATTCTCATCACCATCGTGCAACTGGTCGTCGCCATCTGGGGGATCGTGGTCTGGCTAAAGTGTTTGGGGGAAGCCCACCGCTTCTCGGCCGGGAAAGCATTGGCCACCACGATCTATTCCGGGCTCCTCATCGCCGGCGTCGTCTTGGTCTTCGTCCTCCTCATTGCCCTCGTGTTCTGATAAAAAAAGCTCTCGACCACCTCTGTGGCCGAGAGCTTTTTCACGAGTCCTCGATGGTTTTCAGACGCAAGCTCAAGTCTTGCGAGAGCTCCTCAAGATCGAACTTGTGAAGCAATTCGGTGGCACGGTCGGCCCAGAATCCTGTGCCCGACTCCACCAACCACGCGGACATCTGTCCACCCTTCTGTGTGACGATCAGGTGGTAACTCGTGCCCTTGCCCAGTTCCCGCCAAGCGGCGATGCTGTGCAACAAGTCATCGAGAAACTCCTCCTCGATCGGGCTCACGCGGGAAACGGCGTCGAGCAACAACAGTTCGAAGAAGGAAAACTCCCGCTTCTCCACGATGCGCCGATAACGGCGTACCAACTGCCGACCCGATTCCCACAGGTGTTTGACGTGGCGGGATCGAAACGTCCTTGCTGTCACATCCGGGGAGAGAATGCCCGCCAACTCCTCCAGCGAATACTGATCCTTCAACTCGACGATCAGCCGAATACGCTCCAGGATTTTCTCCCGGTCAAAAAAAGTCTCTTGACCCGTGCTCGCCGATTGCTTGTGAAACCACGACTCCGGGATTAAGTTCTGTCGTTTCCATCTGTACAATTGCCCATATGAGATCCCGGTGAGGGTCAGCAGTTCCTTCTTGGAAATCCAAATGTTGGACTCGCTCATCTTGCTCCACTCACTTTCTCATGTAACATTGTTACAAGTTCGATGTTAAAGTGAGTTGGCAAACTTGTCAACTTATTCCGTGCGAGAAAGCTCCAACCCCATCTCGCGGCTGCGGCAGGTGGCGGCGTTGACCACATCGTGCATGACGTTCTGAAAACCCGCTTTTTCAAAAACTTGCAGTCCCGCCATCGTCGTGCCGTTGGGCGATGTGACTTGGCGGCGCAGTTCACAGGCATCCAGTCCGGTTTCCTGCATCATCTTGCCCGCCCCGAACAGCGTCTGCAAAATCAAGCGCCGCGCCACTTCCGACGACAACCCTTGCCCTTCTGCCGCAAGTTGCATCGCTTCCACCATGTAATAAAAGTACGCCGGTCCACTGCCCGACACGCCCGTTACGGCGTCCATCTCCTGTTCATCCACCACGCTGACCTCGCCGAGTTGCGACAAGACCTGAGAGGCCAAATCTTTCGAACTCTCGGTGCAATGGCGACCGTAACAGACCGCCGTCGCAGATGCAAGCACGGCACACGCGGTGTTCGGCATCGCTCGCACGACGGCGATGTGCGGGCCGACTTGAGCTTCCATCGATTGAGTCCCAATGCCTGCCGCCAGCGACAACAACACCGTTCCCTCCTGCAAGTGCGGACGCAGCTTTGCTGCAACGGACAGCAGATCGTGCGGCTTCACAGCCAACACGACGACCTGCGCCGCTTGGATCACGTGCGGTTCGGACCAGATGTCCTCGACCGTCTGGACGCCATACATTTCACGCAGAACCAACAACTGCTCACGTCGGCTGCGATTGGTGACGAAAATTCTCTCCCGCTCCACCGCGTGACCTGCGACCAAGCCGCGGATCATCGCTTTGGCGATGGAGCCTGCTCCGATGAGGAGGATGTTGCAGTCTTTCAAGAGTCTCTCTGTCATGATCTCCACTCCTCCAGTCAAATAAAAAAACCCTCCCGTCCCTCAAGTTCCGTCGAACTTGAAGGACGAGAGGGTTTGAATGTTCTCTCGCGGTACCACCTTCATTGGGATGACTGCCTGTGCACCGGCAGACCTCCCCGCTTAAAAGCCGATGTAACGGTCGGCACCCGTCCTGCTTTTCACAGGCCGCTCCGGAGGCGGGTTCAGTCTGTTCGTCCGGTGGAAGCTCTCAGCCGCTGGCTCCCACTCTCTGCACGGTTCCTAGACGTACTCACTCCGTCATTGCGATGGATGGTGTGTTTTGCAATAGTTTGCCACCGGGACGAGGTGGTTGTCAAGGAATTGTTTTTCAGAACATTCGGGTGTATGATGAGACAAACTTTTGACCGGGAGGATTTGCTACCATGACCAAAGTCGTCGTCGGAGCAGGCATGTACCGCAACAACCCTAGCTGGGAGTATACGCAGGAGGAGGAATTGAGCCTGTTGCGCCGGGAAGATTGGGACGCTCGATTTGAGGCCGGGTCGCTGGATGCCATTCTGGCGGAACATGTGTGGGAGCACCTCACGTATGAAGAAGCGGTGGAGGCGGCGGTGCTCTGTCGGGAGTTCTTGCGGGATGGAGGGCACATTCGATGTGCGGTGCCCGATTGCAACTTCCCAAATGAAGAGTACCGCCAGATGTGCCAAGTAGGCGGACCGGGCGACCTCAACCATCCGGCCGCGTCGCATAAAATGTTTTACTCCTATGAGACTCTCTCTCAAATGTTTGAAGCGGCCGGGTTTGAAGTTCGCCTGTTGGAGTATTGCGATGAGCAGGGCGTGTTTCACGAAAACGACTGGGAGCCGGCAGATGGAGTCATCTATCGCTCGCGGCGGTATGATCACCGAAACCAAGACGGTGTCCTGCGCGTCGTTTCACTGATTGTGGACGCTGTGAAAAAATAAAAGTAAGTCTAGCACGAATTTCAATTACCACCTAAAATGGAATTATCAATCGATAAGGTGGTTCTTACCCCCATGACCCTTCGTCATCCGAACGTGCAACGACTCATCGACGTCGCCCCGCTGTTTCAGCAGGCGTTTCCCACCGACCTCTCCATCGCCATTGCCGACACCAAGGAGATTCTCGCGTATTTCAAAGGTCGCAAAATCGACCTGAAGATCAAAATCGGCACCCCGCTCACACCGGGTACTCCCGCTTACGAAGTTTTGCAATCGGAGCAACCGACCATGACCCAAGTGCCGGCGACCCTGTTCGGCATTGAATTCACCGCTTCCCTGATCCCGATCCGGGGTGATCGAGGCGAAGTCGTCGGCGTCATGTCGATGGGCATCCTCCGTCAGAACGAGGACCGTCTGCGCGAGATGGCAGATGAAATGGTGCAGTCGCTGGAGGAAGTTTCCCAAAGCGTCTCCAACATTCAAAAAAGCGCCTCTGCGCTCGAAACGCTGACCAAACTGATGTCCACCCAATCGGAAATCGCCGCCACCGAAGTTGGAAAAACGTCCGACGTCCTGCGGATGATCCACAAAGTCGCCAACCAGACCAACTTGCTGGGTCTCAACGCCGCGATTGAAGCGGCTCGTGCCGCCGAATTCGGTCGTGGATTCGGCGTCGTCGCCGAGGAGATTCGCAAGCTCTCCAATGAAACGCGCAACTCCGTCGAAGCGATTCAAAACATCCTCACCACGATCAAAAGCTCCACGTCGTCCATTCACAACTCCATCCAACAAGTCGTCGACAACGGCGAAGCACAAGCCACTTCCACCAAAGACATCTCCAAATTCGTCGACGAAATTCACGAACTCTCCATCCGCTTGAAGCAGTACGCCGACCTGATCTGATCGAAAAAAGACCACACCTCCGCGGGGAGATGTGGTCTTTTTTTCAAGAACTAGGGACAGGTGGGTGCGACTTGTCCGTCTGATCCTGTGTAGACGTACGCATCCGAGATGTACTCGTTGGTCGTCGCAATTTTATCCCACCAGACGGAGGTTCCGTACGTGCCGGTTACGCTGGTGCCTTTTTCTTGGCAGTAAATGGTGACGGTTTGGCCGTCATTGACCGAACCTACGATGCTGTAAGAAGTACCCGGGCCGGAACGAACGTTCACGCTGGCACCTGCGGTGTTGACGGTGCCGGTCGGGTGGCTGCCGCAAGAGTTTTTCGAAGTATAGGTACCCGTGCCCCAGTAGAGGATCTGGTTGCCGTTCCAAACGACTTTTTGAGCGGTGCCGTTGTAGCGCTCTTCGAAGTGCAAGTGCGGGCCGGTCGAGCCGCCGGTGGAACCGACAGTGCCGATCTTCTTGCCCATCGAGACCGTTTGACCAACGGAAACGAGTTGGGAGTTCAAGTGAGCGTAGAGCGTCGTCCAACCGCCACCATGATCGATGACGATGTACTTGCCGTAGGAGGTGTCACCCAAGTTTCTAACGGTGACAACCGTACCGCCTGCTGCCGCGACGACCGGATCGTCCACGTCATTGGTGCGGTTCAAGTCAACTGCATTTGCCGGGCTGTGGTCCGAGCGAGTTTGGCCTTCCCAAGATTGTCCACACGGGAACGGCATCTGGAAGTTCGGCGCCGCGTTGGCTGCCATCGGAATCATGCCGATGACCACCGTCGCAACGACGAGGATCGGGAGAAACAGTTTCTTCCACGATTTCATAAGCTTTGGCCTCCTCTATTTCTAATTTGAGTACATGTTTATTATATATGATATTTCTTTATTTTTGAACATATTTTTGTAGATTCCCTCGTTTTTTTGATAAACGTTTATCTGCTTGCTGTTTTCGCACTTTTCACGCATAGTAGAGGGAACAAGTATTTGGGATTTGTTCCAGAAAAAGGGGGATGTCGTATGAAGCGGGCTTTGTATTTGTATGTGAAAGCGTTCTCTGATTTTGGGAGTATGATGGATACGATCGTGCTGAGTTCATTGATTTTAACGCTTACGAACAGCCCGTATTGGCTGTCGGGATTGTTGCTGATGGGTGTCGCCGGCGGGAGTGCGTCGGCGTTGCTGTCCGGCGTGTTGGCCGATCGGTACAACCGACGAACGCTGATGATCTGGAGTGATGTGTTGCGGGGGTTGTGCCTGCTGCTGCTCTTGATATGGCCGACGCCGGTGGTGATCTTGGCGGTGCGGTTCGTGAACGGGTGTTTGAGCTCACTGTTCCAAATCGGGTTTCAAAGCGAGATTCCGCGCATGTTCGGTGAAGATCGTCTGGTCGTTGTGAACTCGCGAATTGCCCGATACCGCTCGGTTTCGATGGTGCTCGGGTTCCTGTGCGGCGGGACGTTTGCCGTCTTGCTCGGGTATCGTTGGGTGTTGGTCTTGGATACGCTGTCGTTTCTGCTGTCGGCGGCGGCTTTGCTTGCGATGAAGTGGGAACGAGAGGCCGGGCAAGGGCAGAGCAAGCAGAAGGAGTCTTTGGGGCGGAGTTTCGCCGGGGCGTGGGAGTATTTGCGCGGGAATTCTGTGTTGCTCACCGTGCTGGTGGTCGGTTTGATCGATACGTTCGGTTCTGCGTCGCACAATCTCGGGTTCCCTCTGCTGGCGGAGTTGTTGGATGCGGGCAACCAGGCGTTTGTGTACGGCTGTATCTGGGGCATTTGGGGTGTCGGGAATGTGTTGATGACGGTGCTGATGCCGAAAATTCCAAGGTTGCAGGAGCGGTTGATTCCGTTTTACTTGGGGTGTACGGTGTTGATGTCGACCGGGTTTATTTTGACGTTAAGCAGCTCTTCGCTTGTGCCGGTGTTGGTGTTCGCGTTTCTCACAGGCATCTTCGACGCCGGATCGGTGACGGCAAACGGGATGATCGTGCAGAGTGTGGAGAACCACGTACGTGGGCGGGTCGTCGGTGTTGCGACGTTCTTGGGGCAGTTTGGATTCGGGATCGGGTTCGTGGTCGCTCCTCTGCTCGTGGACGGATTGGGACTTGCGAAAATGGTCTGGGTGCTTCACGGTGTGGTGATTGTGAGTACGTTGGGGGCGATTGGGAAGTATCGTAAATTCCGCAAGATCAACCCCACGCTCAGTGCATAGGAAAAAAGGAGACTGCTCACGCGCAGTCTCCTTTTTGCTACTTCTCATTACGAAATTGAAAACGCGGACTTCTCTGATTCTCCTCCCAGAAAGCGCCGATGAGGTCGTTCTCCAGTTCTTTCAACATGTAGGCTTCACGTATCTCTTGCTCCGACAAATCCACATAGGAAAAGCCAATCTGCAAGGATTGCCATTCTTTTTTCGAATGGGATTTGAGTCGATCACGTATTGTAAATGATTCTCCAAGGTATATGATTTCGTTCGAATTGAGATCCACCAGCTTGTACAAGCCGGTTGTACGAGGCGAACTTTTGAGTGCCTCTGGACAACGTAATTCCTCCACCGGGCTCCAATCGAGACCCATCCAATCCAGATCGGTCGCTTTTCCCTGACGATGCAAAGGTTCTGTGCTTCGTCCCCCAGCCGGATTGTATATACCCGTTGGGAGGCGGTGACCTCGAATTTGCTTTTTACGTTCCTTTGATTTTACGTACTCAGGATGGAATCGACCGAAATTGCACATGGCCGATTCTCCGAACTCAATTCGATACCGCCACAGTAAGTAACTTTCAAGCCCCTTACGTGTCGGAGTGGAAAGATCCATAGGGGCCACAGAAAACTCGAACGCGAGACCCTCTGCATCTTGCCAAGCCCATAACGAAGGCGCAGCGGTGTGCGGATCATTAAAAGGCATGTCCTCACTCTGCGTGTGTTTTACCAAAGCACCGACAACCCGCTCTTTCAGATTCCGTCCGGTCTGCCCAATGTAGTACAATTTGTCATGCCCAACGGGTTTGATACGGTACAAACCAGGCGCTCGCGGGACGTTCCCGTCCTTGCCCTCAGAAAAAGGGACCCAATCTGTCCAAGAGAGCCGACACCAATTTAAATCTGTGAAAGTCATGAGCTTGTCCGGTAACCTCCGTTCACCCTCATTTCCAAATGCTTGCACAGATTAAATTATAGCATGCAAAAAACCCCCTCGTCGTCACTTCCACAACGAGGGGGTTTTTTCATATCACGACTTGCGTTTTGGTTTGTTCCTGCTATACGAAACAGCCAACAGAGCGGTCACGGTTACATTTTATAGGTAACGCTTTGGATCTTCTGCTTTTTCAGGATTTGAACGGTGTAGAGGAGCAGGGCGCTCCAGATGAAGGCAAATGAAATCAGGTCCATGGTGGTAAACGATTCATGGTACAGCACCAAACCCAAGATCAGCGTCAGGGTCGGCGAGATGTATTGGAAAAACCCCATGACCGACAGCGGCAAGCGTTTCGCCCCTTCTGCAAACAACAAAAGCGGCAGAGCCGTGGCAACACCGGCGAGCAGCAGGACGGCGATCTTCCAGCCCGGCAAGATCGCAAACGCGGTTCCGCCGTGCTCAAACCCAAGCAGATAGATCAGGGCAAACGGCAAGACGATCAACGTCTCCAAGGAAAGTCCGGCGATGGTGTCGATTTTGACCTTCTTCTTGGACAGACCGTACAGTCCGAACGAGAGCGCGAGCGAAATCGACACCCACGGGAACTGGCCGTAGGAGATCGTCATGATCAACACCCCGATGATCGCAAGCGAAATCGAGCCCCATTGCAGTTTCGTCAGTCGCTCCCCGAGGAAGAACACCCCGAGAAACACGTTGACCAGCGGGTTGATGTAATACCCGAGGCTTGCTTCGACCATATGATTGTTGTTGACCGCCCAGATGTACAAAACCCAATTCGCACTGATGAGCAACGATGAGAAGGTGATCGCCAGTTTGCTTTTCCAGTCGGGAAGCGACTCTCGTAGCAGCTTCCATTTTTTCGTGACGGTGACGAGCAACAGGACGAACACGACCGACCAGATGATGCGATGTGATAAAATCTCCCAAGCTCCTACTTCTGTGTACGTCTTCCAATAGATCGGCAGCAGGCCCCAGATGATATAGGACAGGGCTGCGCAGACGGTACCGATGTTCATGTGAGTTCACTCCTGCGTTTGTGTCAATCTTTATGTATTCGGCGCAGGAGGTGGACTGCCTCTTTTTTGTAGATGTGAAAAAAGCCGAGCTGAAGTCCGAAGACCACGAGATAGACCGGGATGGAGTACCAAAGCGACCAGCCTTTGTAGATCAGGACGTGCGCCTTCACGGACAACCATTCATACCCGATGGAAATGCACGTCCATCCCAACATGTACAGCACAAGTTTAGGGCCCCGGAGGTTCCAACGGTCGTAAAAATAGAGAAAAAAGTAGCCCATCTGCGG comes from Tumebacillus amylolyticus and encodes:
- a CDS encoding MFS transporter, which translates into the protein MKRALYLYVKAFSDFGSMMDTIVLSSLILTLTNSPYWLSGLLLMGVAGGSASALLSGVLADRYNRRTLMIWSDVLRGLCLLLLLIWPTPVVILAVRFVNGCLSSLFQIGFQSEIPRMFGEDRLVVVNSRIARYRSVSMVLGFLCGGTFAVLLGYRWVLVLDTLSFLLSAAALLAMKWEREAGQGQSKQKESLGRSFAGAWEYLRGNSVLLTVLVVGLIDTFGSASHNLGFPLLAELLDAGNQAFVYGCIWGIWGVGNVLMTVLMPKIPRLQERLIPFYLGCTVLMSTGFILTLSSSSLVPVLVFAFLTGIFDAGSVTANGMIVQSVENHVRGRVVGVATFLGQFGFGIGFVVAPLLVDGLGLAKMVWVLHGVVIVSTLGAIGKYRKFRKINPTLSA
- the rarD gene encoding EamA family transporter RarD, whose product is MNIGTVCAALSYIIWGLLPIYWKTYTEVGAWEILSHRIIWSVVFVLLLVTVTKKWKLLRESLPDWKSKLAITFSSLLISANWVLYIWAVNNNHMVEASLGYYINPLVNVFLGVFFLGERLTKLQWGSISLAIIGVLIMTISYGQFPWVSISLALSFGLYGLSKKKVKIDTIAGLSLETLIVLPFALIYLLGFEHGGTAFAILPGWKIAVLLLAGVATALPLLLFAEGAKRLPLSVMGFFQYISPTLTLILGLVLYHESFTTMDLISFAFIWSALLLYTVQILKKQKIQSVTYKM